In the genome of Lentisphaera araneosa HTCC2155, the window AGCGGTTTCGATGTGGTTAATTCCGAGCTCTAAGCTGCGTTTTAAGGTGTTTTCGAGGTTTTTTTGATTGTCGGCTTCAACTTTGTCAGTTTCTTTTCTTTCCCAGCTTTGCTGATAACGCATGCCGCCACAGGAAAGGATAGGTATTTGTATCTCGGTACGGCCAAAGCGACGAGTAGGTACTTGCATATAAAACTCCTTAATTCATTTATTAATAAAGTAAAGAGATGTGAAATAAATGAAAGGACTTAAGACGCTTATTGTGGATGAGTTAGTCGAAAAGTTAAACTTATGCGGGCATCGCATTTTTTTTTAGTTTTGCGCAAGCAATGTTGGCTCGTGTGCTGTAGGGGGCCTTTCATGATGATGAGGGAGCCATTGTTTAAATCGAAATCAAGTTTGTTTTTGTGATTCTCGTTTGATCGAATGGAGAAGCGTCGTATTTGGCCAAAACTAAACATGGCGATTAATGGATTGCGACCAAGTTCTTTTTCATTGTCTGCATGCCAGCCGTTTGAATCTTTGCCATCTCGATAATAGTTCGCAAGCATAGAGTTGAAGGTCCAGTGACTCTTGTCTTCTGCGAGCGTTTTTAGTTTGAGGACTTGCTGAGTCCAAGGGTTTATTTTTAAATCAATCCCAGAGTAATTGTAATGGATGTTGGGGTCGGCAAGCCAGGCGTGTAATCTAGGTATAAAATGTTCTTTTCCCATGATTCGGATCTTGTCACATTGCCATGGAAGATCTTTTTCAAGCTCAGAAAAAAGCTGTGAAGCTTCGCTGTCAGTGAAGAAATGAGGGTGGTAAATGATTTCGCCATTGCAAAAAAGATGGGTTTGTGGAGTCATAATCCTGAGCTTTTGCCTTAGTTTGAACAAAAAATTGATATTCGAGCTATTTTAAATATGTTTAGCCCTTAGCTTCAACGATTCACTTTTAACATAAATAAACACTAGGAAAAAATATGAACAGCAAGTTCTTTTTTACAACTGCGGCGTTTAGTTTGATGGCAATGAGCTCTGTTTTTGCTCAAGAGCCAGCAAAAGCTGCGACTCCAGCAGAGCCCGCAAAACCAGCAATGACTTTTGAACAAGCGAGTAAAGTTATCAGTTACAACGAAGGTATCAACTTAGGTCAAAGACTTGCGGAAGCAAAAGAGATGGATTCTGCTGAATTCTTGAAAGGCATTCAAGTGGGTGTTGAAGGTAAGAAAAATACACTTTACTCACAGCCAGAAATCATGGAAGCGATGAACGTTATGCGTACAGAAATGCAGAAGCGTCAGGCTGTAGAAGCGGCGAAATTTGCAGAAGAGCAAAAAACACTTTCTGTTTCAGCTAAGAAAGAAGCTTTCGGTGATAAGCAAGTGACAAAGACTGCATCGGGTCTTGAGTACGTTGTGATGACTGCAGGTAGTGGTGAGAGCCCTAAGGCAACAGATACAGTTTCAGTTCACTACACAGGTAAGTTATTAAATGGAACTGTTTTCGACAGTTCAGTCCAGCGTGGCGAGCCAATCGAATTTCCACTTAATGGTGTGATTCCAGGTTGGACAGAAGGTGTTCAGCTTATGAAGCCAGGTGCGAAGTACGTTTTCTACATCCCTTCGAATCTTGCTTATGGCCCAAATGGCCAGGGTCCAATCCCAGCAAATTCAGATCTCATTTTTGAAGTTGAGTTACTTAAAGTCGTTAAGTAATTTAATCTAATAAATGTTGAAAGAGCCTCCTGTAAAGGGAGGCTCTTTTTTTATATACTGTTGAGGGTGCGGTAGATTTCGGTAAATTTCCTAATTTTAGAAACGGGTATATCTTGGCCAATTGTACTGGTGTCTTTCATTTTTGAGCCTTCCATTTCAATGAATTTTAGAAGTGCTCTGAGTTCGTTTAAATCTGCAGGTGTAATAATGCCAACGGAGTCTACTTCTAAGATTTGCTTTTGAATGAGTGTATTTATAGCTCCTTCAGTGCGTTCTTTTGGGAGGCCGAGATTGTCTGCTACTTGTTGAGCTAATTGCTCACGGCTATATCCTGGGAGTTCATTGTTTTCGGAAATAGCCTGGAAGTTTATCTCCATGAATAAATAATAGGTCTGTGTGACTACAGGTAGTGCACAGCTCGCGCTAATAAAGGGGTGGATGTCATTGTTGGTGTTTTGGAGTTTGAAAGCCAAGGAAGAGAGAGTTTTTTCTAGCCAAGGAGGCATTTTATTCAATTCATCGAGTACCATTTGGCGAGTTATGACTAAGACGGATGTTTCTTCCATAGCGATAGCATTTGCCGATCGATTTTTACCTGTGAGTAGAGAGAGTTCCCCTAGGATGGCTCCTTTTTCGCAGATTTCTAAGACATTATGTTTTTCGTTATCATCATGGTAGATTTCGACTCGTCCAGAGACCACTACGTAAGCTTCGCTTCCTTTGCTATCTTTATGGATAAGTTTTTCACCTCTTTTATAAGTCTTTAAGCTACTAGCATGTTTGCCACTAAGGTAATAATCGATGGAACTAGAGATGGCGTCAACAGATTGGAAACGGTCGTCTTTATTTTTCGACATAGCCTGAGTAATGATATCTGTAACTTGTAGAGGGAGGTTATCACAGCCGGGTTGTTCTAGGGGGTGGAGGTGTTTTGCGTTCTCCGCATGGTTGAGGAGTTTTGCGACTTCTGTGTAGTTGTATGGGGCTTCTAGGGTGAGTAGGTGGTAAAGAGTTGCTCCTAACAAAAAGATGTCAGTGAGTCGATCAATCTCGCGGATATTACCGAAAGCTTGCTCTGGAGATAGATAGGCTAGACTCCCTTTAATAATACCGTCGTGAGTTAGGAAAGAATCTTCGAAGCTATGGTCGGCCATAGGGTTGGCTTTTTCCTCTTCTTCATCGATATGTTTAGCTAATCCCCAGTCCACAAGCAGCACTTCACCATAGGGGCCAAGCATTATGTTGGCAGGCTTTATGTCACGGTGGATGATGCCTCTAGAGTGGGAGTAGGCGAGGGCGTCACATACTTTTCGGAAAATATTGAGTCTTTCAAAGAGACTGTATTTCTTTTCGTATGTGGGATCTTTATCTTTGAGTTTATTGATGACTTCTAGCAGTGATTCCCCTTCAATTAACTTCATAGTATAGAAGGGCGCGTTGGTATCAGGAGAGGTGCCCACATCATGGACAGGGATGATATTCGGGTGCTGGAGTTGAGCTGTGAAACGCGCTTCTTTTAAGAAGGATTCGACTGTAGAGGGACTCTTTGCGTGCTTGGGGGCCAGCGTTTTCATGGCAAGTATACGGTTGAGTTGAGTGTCGTCAACAGCATCAACTGTGCCCATTCCGCCTTTGCCTAAGTCTGATTTTACCTGGTAGCGATTGTTTACATCGGGTTGGATGTCTTTAAGGATGTCAACAGCGGTGCGTGTTCGGGATCGTTGCATTTACAATATAATCCTCAATTTCATTTTTTAGGTCATTCGGAGCGGTGCACTTTACATAGATGAAGTTATCGTCGTACTTTTCACTATGTACTTGGCATTGGCGGTGAATTAAAGCCATGAGGTCAAAACGATCAAAAGGAATGTTGAGTTCAACATCGAATAATTTGTGCTCGATGAGTTCACACATGCGTTCTTGGAGGAGTTCGATTCCTTGGCCAGATTTCACTGATATAAAAATACAGTCTGGATAGGCGCTTCGCAAGGAGGCTAGTCGATTAGAGTGCTCGACTTGGTCGATTTTGTTGAAAGCAATGATGGTTTTTTTCGTATCTGCGTCTAATTCGTTCAAAACCTTAAAAGTTGTGTCCATTTGCTGCAGGGCATCTGGATCAGAAGCATCAACGACATGGATGAGGAAATCTGCAACAACCGTTTCTTCTAGAGTCGCTTTGAAGGCTTCGACTAAATCATGTGGAAGTTTTCGGATGAAGCCTACCGTGTCGGTTAATAGTAATTCTTGATTGTTATTGAGTAAGATTCTGCGAGTTGTAGGATCGAGAGTCGCAAAAAGTTTGTCGTCAGCTAAGATTCCAGCGTTGGTGAGACGGTTAAGTAGGGAAGATTTACCTGCGTTGGTATAGCCCACAATAGCGGCGTTTGGAACAGGTTTTTTTCTTCTCTGTTTACGCTGAGTGGCACGTTGTGAACGTACTTTTACGAGCTCTTTTTGTAGGCGACTTATTCTGGCTCGAACCATACGACGGTCGAGCTCAATTTGACGTTCGCCTTCCCCTTTCATGTTGGTGCCACCGCGTTGGCGTGATAAGTGAGTCCAGGCGCGTGTTAAACGGGGCAGATCGTATTCAGCACGAGCCAGGTCGATCTGGAGGCGAGCTTCCCGTGTGGTGGCACGCTGTGAGAAAATTTCTAAGATGACTTCGCGACGGTCAATAACAGCTAGGCAGGATTCACGTTCCATATTCCTTTGTTGAGAAGGGCTGATATCGGCGTCGAAAACAATGATGCCTGCTTCGGCTTCCATGACATTATGGAAGAGTTCTTCTGCCTTTCCGCTAGTTAATAAGAAACGAGCGCTAGGTTTTTGATTGCGGATGGCTTTTTTACCAGCGACGTCGACGCCCATAGTTTGCATGAGTTCTTCAAGTTCTTCTAGGAGCTGGTCGCATTCTTCTTTTTCATCATTCTTTTTATAGACACCAACTAAAAATGCGGTGTTATTTATGTCGAGTTTTTTCTCGTCACTAATGCTCATATTCTGCGGCCTAGCGTAAATGTTTCTGTGATTTGTTTAGCGTCCATGCCTTTAGGGAAAGCGGGTAATTTGGTGAGTCCTGCGAGGAATGTTTTAGCTGCGCGATTTAAGGCGGCGCTTTTAGCTGCCTTGATGATTTTTTTACTGATGATTCTACCACTGCGATCGATCGTGACTTGGACTGTGACTCGATCAGTAGTGCTTATTCCACTATCGAGATAGACTCGGTCCCATTGTTGGCCGAGGCCAGCTCCGAGAAGTGACTTATATTGATTGTTGAGTTTGGATTGTTTGGCTGCGTTAGCTTTAGCCGCCGCTTTTTTCGCTGCGGCCGCTCGTTCTCTGGCGCGTCTATCGGCAGCCTCTTTTTGTCTTTTGAGTTCGGCTTTCCTATCGGCGTCGCGTTTAGCTTGAGCTTTACGCTCTCGCTCCTTTTTTGCCGCCGCCTCTTTTTGTGCGGCTGCTTTTTTCTCTGCATCGCGTTTGGCGCGAGCTTTTTGATCGCGAATTTTCTTTTCTTCGAGTGCTTTAGTTGCTTTCTTAAGGGCGTCTTTTTTAATTTGTTCTGCCTTCTCTTTAGCCTGCTTATCCAAGTCAGCTTTATTGGACTCAGGTGTTGCTTTTTTAGGGGGAGTTTCGGGTTTTGTTTCAGGCTCAGGAGTAGAGATGGGGGTTGTTATTGCTTTTGGTTTTGAGGTTGTGGGGCTAAGTTGGCTTAAGTCAACGCTGACGCTCAGGGAGTTCTCCACTTGTTCCTTTTTTTCCTTTTTGAAAAAAGGTAATATAAATAGAGAGAGTAGAGCGAGTCCGTGGATGATGACGGAAAATATTAAAATTGACTTTCGGCGTTTTTTCTTACTTTCATTCATTATGATTTAATTCTCACTGGAAGTGCCGAGGGAAACGTCACTTATACCGGCTTTTTTGATCGCGCGTAGGACAGAGATTACTTCTCCGTAAGGTCGGCCTTCGTCTGCTTTTACTGTGAATACCTTATTAGTTGTGTCCATATTTAGGATGTAGTTTTCAAGTTCGTCAATGGTGAGCTTGTTACCTTCTATGACGACTTCTCCATCTGCATTGTACCAAACAGTGGTTTCTAATTCTGGCTGAGGAGGTGCCTGATCGGTCATCTGTGGTAATTTGATGCGGTTTTCCATGGCAGGCATGGTTACCATAAAGGTAATAAGTAGAATAAAAGTTATGTCGACCAAGGGGGTGACATCAATATTTGAGAGGACGGCGTTTTCACGGTGACGTCTCGCCATTTTACTTTTTCACTCTATGTAATGTAAGGTTTCCGATGTAGAAATCGGTGAAATTGTCCATGTGCGAAATAAGGGTGCGGATTTTTGCGGTGAGTAAGTTGTAGCCAACAACTGAAGGTATGGCGACCAAAAGACCTGCAACTGTTGTTAGTAGTGCGCCAGCAATACCTGGTGCAATCGCTGCAATGTTAGCTGAGCCATGTTCAGCCATACCGCCGAAAGAAGTCATTACTCCATAGACAGTGCCAAGTAATCCACAGAAAGGGCTGACTGAGACAATAGTTGAAAGCGAGCTCATTTTTCCTTCATAGCGTAGGATTTCGTCATTTACCGCCTGTTCCATTGACTTACGGACGGATTCGATTTCGATTGATGAGATTTGACGAGGCAATAAATTATCATGTGCGAAGGATAGCAACTCATGTTCATTAGTATGGAGTAGAGAAATAAGTTGGTGGTTGGCTGAGGTATAAACTTTTCCAATTGGGTGGTCTGAATTGAATTCTTGGGTACACTTTAATAAGCAAGATCCGCGATCTTGAAGTTGGGACTTGAGTTGAAATGCATTTTTTAGAGCCGTTTTCACTTCAATCCATTTTTCTAGCATTAAAAACCAAGAGACTATCGACACTAAAAAGAGAAGAAGTACGATGAAGCGCCCGAAATTATCGGACATCAAGAAGTAGTAATAAGGTGAACTTTCGTCAAACATGCAAGTGCTTTTGGTTTTTAAGGTTTAGTTAAGGTAAAAGTGGCGTAATTATCTGATATTAAGTCTTTGGGCCTTAAAATCAAGAGATTTATTGCCATAATTTCTAGTTCTCCCCTCAAAAAAGGACTTGTGTTGTTTGAATTACATTTGCAGATATGGTAATATTATCAGCAGTTCGAGCTAGTTTACCATTATGGAGTATGAGCTTTAAAGATTTTGTCAAAAAAAAATGTGAGATATAAATATGAGTGACAACATACCAAGACCACCACGTCCACCACGTCCAGGAGCACAAACATCAGCAGCTCCAGTCCCAAGAAGCGGTATTCGCCCTGGTGGAGATAGTGCAAACGATTTTGGTGACACCCGTACAGTTATTTTATCCCGTAAAAGCATGAGCATGATGCAGACTAAGAAGGATGGAGAAAGTAAAGCTCCAGTCCAGCCTGCAACACCTCCGGCAATGCAAAAAGCCAGAGTTGAGAATGGAACGGTGCATTGTGTGAAATGTTCAGCGAGTTTTCCTATTGTTTCTGATGAATTTTATGGTGCAGTAGTAGAATGTCCTGATTGTGCCGCTGAATTTGTGATTCCTACAAAAGCAGAATTGGCCTCTCCAGCAGCAGCACCCGCACCCGCGGCAGCACCTGCTCCGGCTCCTGCAGCAGCACCGAAAAAATCTGCTAAGAAGCGTAAGCCAGTTAGAAACGTTCCTAAGTATATTGAAAGCGAAGTTAAAGACTCTGAAGAAGTTATTTTTTGTGATACGAAAGACCTTGGAAGCGGAAGCCAAGCAGGCATAGTTGGTGGTATCGTTGCTATGGCTGGAGGTATCGGTGGAGCTGTGATGGGTGGCGGTATCGGTATTGGAGTAGCTGGCGGCGTTGGTGTACTCGGAATTATTCTTGGTATTGTACTCGGTAAAAAAGCTGGAGGCAAGGTTACAACTGCTATTACTGACGAGCGAATTGTTGTCAAGCCTGAGTCAGGTGACTGGGTTGTACAAAGTGAGCTTGAGTAGTTCAAAATAAAATAAGTTTTGGTTAACCGCAATTCGAAATAGAATTGCGGTTTTCCTATTTTTAGGATAAAACATGAATAAAAAAATATTGGCCTTTTTATGTCTGCTTTTAAGTTTAAGTGCGTATTCTCAATCATTTGATTCAGAATCACTTAAGAAGAGCGCTGAAAAAGGCGATGAGTTTTCACAGTTTTTACTTGGTTTACTTTATAAAAATGGTCAAGGTGTTGAGCAGAGTTTTGTGAATGCCGCTGAGCAATTTATGGCAGCGGCTAGTCAAGGTAATGGTGCTGCTTGTCACGAGTTGGGTAAGTTTTATGAGGCTGGTTATGCGTATAGACAATCCTACGAAAAGGCTGCTGAGTGGTACCGTCGTGGTATTGTGTTTGGTGAAAAACGTTGTGTCTATTCGCTTGCCAAGCTTTTGACTGAGTCTCGTGTAGAAAAGAAGGCTAAAGAAGATTCGGATAAAATGTTTGAGCAGGCTTGGGATCATTTCGAAGAGCGTGCGAAAAATGATGAAGTGGAAGCGAATTATTTTTTAGGAAAAATGAGTTTTAATGGTTGGGGGACTTTGCGGAGTCCGCATGAAGCGCTCAAATATTTTAAACTTGGTGCTGATGCGTTTGATGGAGCTAGCCTATATGAATGCGCACGCTTTTACCTCAAGGGGATTATCGTTGAGTCAAATGCAAAGAAGGGGATTGATTACTTGGAGTTAGCAGAAGAGAATTACTCAGTAGAAGCAATTAAAATGAAATTGCGTTTGGCACAAGTTGGAGATAAGTACTTATTCTTATTGCCGAGTCGTGAGCAGCAAATGCTGATTGAAAAGAAGCTTGCTGACCGTGGTGTTTCGGAATTTCAATATTCGTACAGCATGCGACTTAAGAAATATAATATGAAAAAATTTAGGCTATCAGGCTTATCTTACTTAAAATCAGCTGCGGACCAGCAATGGATTCCAGCAGAATATGAACTGGGGCAAATTTTACTCTTTGGTAAATATGCTGTTGATCAAGATGTTCAGCGTGGCCAACGTTACATTGAATCGGCTGCTGATGGTGGACATGCAAAATCAAAGCGTTTGATGCATGAACTGAGAAAGCACTCAGGAAAAAAATAATTTATTGATTATTCAGCCAAGCTTCAAAAGGAGTGTTGGTTTTTGTGGGTGAGAACTGAAGAATGCAGGGGCATTCGTATGAATGTAGTTCAGTAATTCTATCTTCAACACCTTGCTTATTCTCCTCCTTGCATTTAGCGAATAAGAGGAATTCTTCTTCATCCTTAACTATGCCTTCCCAAACATAAAGTGAATTAATGTTTGGGATGATGTTGGCGCAGGCAATAAGCCCTTCTTTCAGTAAAGAAGAAGCAATGAATTTAGCTTCTTCTTTACTTGAACAAGGCGTGTAAACTAAGAGCATTAGCTGATGGCGCTGTCTACGATTTCTTGAGCATCTTTCTGGAGCTCTTTCAAGTGCTCTTCACTGATGAAACTTTCTGCATAAATTTTGTAAATATCTTCAGTGCCTGAAGGGCGAGCAGCAAACCAACCAGATTCGGTTGTTACTTTAAGTCCGCCAATAGCAGCGCCGTTGCCGCTTGCGTGGCTGAGTTTCTCTAGGATAGGGAAACCTGCGACAGAAGTGGCACTGATGTCTTCGGGAGAAAGCTTTTTAAGTTTGTCTTTCTGCTCTGGACTAGCAGCGGCATCAATCCTTGCGTAGATGGGAGCGCCATGTGTCTCAGTCAATTCCTGGTAGAGTTGGCCTGGATCTTTTTTGGTGACAGCAAGGATTTCAGCTGCGAGTAGGCAGAGGATAATTCCGTCTTTATCGGTTGTCCAGACTTTACCATTTTTTCTAAGGAATGATGCGCCTGCACTTTCTTCGCCTCCAAAAGCGATCTTTTGAGAGACGAGGCCATCGACAAACCACTTGAAGCCAACAGGGACTTCGCAGATAGTGCGCTTAATTTCTGAGCCAACTTTATCAATCATGCTAGAGCTTACTAGGGTTTTACCAACTTCTAAGTTTTGGTTCCATTCAGTTCTGTTTTCGTAGAGATACTTGATGGCAACAGATAAATAGTGATTCGGATTGAGTAAGCCCGATGAGCGTGTAACGATGCCGTGACGATCGCTGTCCGGGTCATTGCCAAAGGCGATATCGTATTGGTCTTTGAGTTTAATTAGAGAGCTCATTGCCCATGGAGAGGAACAATCCATGCGGATTTTACCATCGCGGTCACAAGTCATGAATTTAAAAGTGGGGTCAACCGAGTCGTTGACGACAGTGATGTCGAGGCCGTATTTTTCCACAATTGGTTCCCAGTAAGGAAGGCTAGCTCCGCCTAGTGGGTCTGCGGCTATTTTGATCTTAGCGTCTTTGATGGCCTGCATGTCGATTACATTTTCTAGATCATTGACGTAGTTAGGGATGTAGTCATAGGCTTTGATGTTTGCTGAGTCAAGTACTTGGTCGGCATTAATTTTTTTGACATCTTTGAGTTCGTTGGCAATGATGTCGTTGGCACGGTTTTCAACCCAAGTGGTGATGTCAGTATTAGCGGGCCCACCGTCAATTGAATTGTATTTGAAGCCACCATCTTCTGGTGGATTGTGAGAAGGGGTGATGACAATGCCATCGGCTAAGGCTTTATTTTCTTCGTTCCATGTGAGGATTGCATGGGATATAACGGGAGTTGGGCTGGGCCCAAAGTCGTCTTGATAATAAGCTTCCACATCATTGGCGGCGAGAACTTGTAAACATGAGATGAGAGCTGGTTTCGAAAGTGCATGTGTATCAATGCCTACGTAGAGGGGGCCATTGATGTTTTGAGATTTGCGGTACTCGCAAATAGCTTGTGAAATAGCTAGGATATGAGTTTCGTTAAAGGATGACTTTAAGGAGCTGCCGCGATGACCTGATGTGCCAAAGCTTACGGGGGCAAGGTTTGTTTTTTTGTCAGTGTAAGCGAGGAGTAGTTCGTCGATATTGAGGAGTTGGTCGTTTGTGGGTAATTGGCCAGCTTGAGGGTGTGTAGACATGTGAGGTCCTATTTATTGGGTACTTTTAATCTAGGTATAGGGATGGAAACTTCTTGGTGGAAGTTATTTAAATTAACTTGCTCTTCTGCTTTGAATACAGGAACAGGAGAGTAGAAATGTTTGGCTGTAAAACCTATAGCAATCAGGCCTAGGATAAGGACTATGACAAAGATGGCACTCCATTTTTGAAGTGTGGAGTTAGCGGGTTTACTAGCAAATTTATCGGGGCCTTTTTGGGCTATATTATATTGCGTATCAAATTCTTCGCCACATAAATCAGCATAGAGCTTAAGAGCTTTAGGGTACTCTATATTTAATTCATGACACAGGTTTTTAATATAGCTTTTGGTATAAATGGGGTCGGGTAGGCTTGATCGGTTCTCTTCTTCAAGAGCAATGATATAAGCTTCTTTTATATTGGTGCGTCTGGCTAATTCTTTGATAGTGTAGCTCGCTTTTTGGCGAGCGCTCATAAGCATAGAGCCGATGCTGGAATCGTCTTCCATTTCGTAAATAGTTGGCGAGTTTTTGATGCGACGAGGTTCGTCTTCCTCTGAATGGATTTTATCAAAGAGTTCGTCTTGGTGATTGCTTGTCTTGTCTTCGTCGCTTTCGCCATCGGCCTCTAGTTCATTGCCGCTTAGTTCAAATACACTTTCTTGAGCTGCGGTATTGAGTACTTCTTCATATTCCTCGAGTTCTTGTATATGGGGAGGAGGGGCCGTGTTAAAAGAGCGTGAGCTTTGAGATTCTTCAGTGATTTCGACTGATGTTAAAGAAAGCTTGCCTTCATCACCTGGAAGAGGTTTGTTACGAAGAATTATTGTTCTAGGAGAGTGTTCACTAGGCTCGGGAACAGGGTCATTATCTTCTAAATTTTTTATTGAATCAGAGTTGTGTGGGGCTTCTAGTTCATTTGGTTTAGCCTTGGTGCCACTGAAAAGCTCTCCGTCCATGCTGTTGATGGGAGGAGTTTGTTGCTGCTCGCGCTCTTGATGAAGTGTCGTTGGATTTGTTTCTTGGTCAAAATTTTCTACTTCTTCAATAGGCGCAGTAGCGTCTTCGTATGTGGGGTCGCTTATTTCTTCACTAGATTCAGGATTGGTTTCCGAATTAGCTTTCTTGATGAGCAAAGAAGGAGGGGTTTCGTGGCTATTAGAAGTTTTGATTTTTAGCCCTGACGATTGCGGTGCTTGACTAGAGCGTGAATTTAAGTCAGCGGTATTTTCTCTGCATGCAGTGCTTTTGATCTTTAGTGTTTTTTCAGCTGAATCTTGCGTGTCTGATGTCACCTCAGTAGGCGAGGACGATATGTCTTCGGCTTTCTTTAAAATCAGTGGTTTTGGAGTCTCGTTGTAGAGTGGGAGTTCCTGTTCAAATAAGTTGTCATCTTCGGTACTCATGAGGGCTCCTCAGGGTTTTTGTATATGTCGTCTAAAATTTCGCGTTTGCCAGTGTGGTCTGCAGGGCTTAAGAATCCGATATCTTCAAGTTCTTCAATAATATTGGCGGCTTTGTTGTAGCCGATACGCATTTTTCTTTGTAGATAAGAGATGGAAGTTTTTTTGTCTCTTCGAATGATTTCCATGGCTTGAGAAATGACGTTATCGTGTTTGTTGTCGTCGCCTTCGTATTCTTCTCCATCAGTTCCATTAGAGCTTTCTGTTGAACCCGTTTTTATAATATCTTTGAAGCGTTGGCTTTGTTGTTTGGAGATAAATTCAACGACTTTTTCCACATCTGCATCAGGTGTCCATGCGGACTGGATTCTCATGAGTGAGCTTGAAGCAGGTGGATTGAAGAGCATGTCACCTTTGCCTAAGAGGCCTTCGGCGCCTTTAGTGCCCAAGATCGTCATGGAGTCAATGTATGAGCCAACTTGGAAGGCAATGCGGGTTGGAAAGTTGGCTTTGATAATACCAGTAATCACATTTGTTCTTGGGCTTTGCGTGGCAAGGACGAGGTGGATGCCGACCGCACGGGCTTTAGCCGCGAGCGTGGAGACTGAATTCTCGATTTCGCCCTTAGTATTTTTGTTACTCATTAAGTCGGCAAATTCATCAATGATAATAACTGTGATGGGCAGTTTGTCGG includes:
- a CDS encoding alpha-ketoglutarate-dependent dioxygenase AlkB family protein; this translates as MTPQTHLFCNGEIIYHPHFFTDSEASQLFSELEKDLPWQCDKIRIMGKEHFIPRLHAWLADPNIHYNYSGIDLKINPWTQQVLKLKTLAEDKSHWTFNSMLANYYRDGKDSNGWHADNEKELGRNPLIAMFSFGQIRRFSIRSNENHKNKLDFDLNNGSLIIMKGPLQHTSQHCLRKTKKKCDARISLTFRLTHPQ
- a CDS encoding FKBP-type peptidyl-prolyl cis-trans isomerase: MNSKFFFTTAAFSLMAMSSVFAQEPAKAATPAEPAKPAMTFEQASKVISYNEGINLGQRLAEAKEMDSAEFLKGIQVGVEGKKNTLYSQPEIMEAMNVMRTEMQKRQAVEAAKFAEEQKTLSVSAKKEAFGDKQVTKTASGLEYVVMTAGSGESPKATDTVSVHYTGKLLNGTVFDSSVQRGEPIEFPLNGVIPGWTEGVQLMKPGAKYVFYIPSNLAYGPNGQGPIPANSDLIFEVELLKVVK
- a CDS encoding protein kinase domain-containing protein, giving the protein MQRSRTRTAVDILKDIQPDVNNRYQVKSDLGKGGMGTVDAVDDTQLNRILAMKTLAPKHAKSPSTVESFLKEARFTAQLQHPNIIPVHDVGTSPDTNAPFYTMKLIEGESLLEVINKLKDKDPTYEKKYSLFERLNIFRKVCDALAYSHSRGIIHRDIKPANIMLGPYGEVLLVDWGLAKHIDEEEEKANPMADHSFEDSFLTHDGIIKGSLAYLSPEQAFGNIREIDRLTDIFLLGATLYHLLTLEAPYNYTEVAKLLNHAENAKHLHPLEQPGCDNLPLQVTDIITQAMSKNKDDRFQSVDAISSSIDYYLSGKHASSLKTYKRGEKLIHKDSKGSEAYVVVSGRVEIYHDDNEKHNVLEICEKGAILGELSLLTGKNRSANAIAMEETSVLVITRQMVLDELNKMPPWLEKTLSSLAFKLQNTNNDIHPFISASCALPVVTQTYYLFMEINFQAISENNELPGYSREQLAQQVADNLGLPKERTEGAINTLIQKQILEVDSVGIITPADLNELRALLKFIEMEGSKMKDTSTIGQDIPVSKIRKFTEIYRTLNSI
- the hflX gene encoding GTPase HflX yields the protein MSISDEKKLDINNTAFLVGVYKKNDEKEECDQLLEELEELMQTMGVDVAGKKAIRNQKPSARFLLTSGKAEELFHNVMEAEAGIIVFDADISPSQQRNMERESCLAVIDRREVILEIFSQRATTREARLQIDLARAEYDLPRLTRAWTHLSRQRGGTNMKGEGERQIELDRRMVRARISRLQKELVKVRSQRATQRKQRRKKPVPNAAIVGYTNAGKSSLLNRLTNAGILADDKLFATLDPTTRRILLNNNQELLLTDTVGFIRKLPHDLVEAFKATLEETVVADFLIHVVDASDPDALQQMDTTFKVLNELDADTKKTIIAFNKIDQVEHSNRLASLRSAYPDCIFISVKSGQGIELLQERMCELIEHKLFDVELNIPFDRFDLMALIHRQCQVHSEKYDDNFIYVKCTAPNDLKNEIEDYIVNATIPNTHRC
- a CDS encoding cell envelope integrity protein TolA: MNESKKKRRKSILIFSVIIHGLALLSLFILPFFKKEKKEQVENSLSVSVDLSQLSPTTSKPKAITTPISTPEPETKPETPPKKATPESNKADLDKQAKEKAEQIKKDALKKATKALEEKKIRDQKARAKRDAEKKAAAQKEAAAKKERERKAQAKRDADRKAELKRQKEAADRRARERAAAAKKAAAKANAAKQSKLNNQYKSLLGAGLGQQWDRVYLDSGISTTDRVTVQVTIDRSGRIISKKIIKAAKSAALNRAAKTFLAGLTKLPAFPKGMDAKQITETFTLGRRI
- a CDS encoding ExbD/TolR family protein, which codes for MARRHRENAVLSNIDVTPLVDITFILLITFMVTMPAMENRIKLPQMTDQAPPQPELETTVWYNADGEVVIEGNKLTIDELENYILNMDTTNKVFTVKADEGRPYGEVISVLRAIKKAGISDVSLGTSSEN
- a CDS encoding MotA/TolQ/ExbB proton channel family protein, producing the protein MFDESSPYYYFLMSDNFGRFIVLLLFLVSIVSWFLMLEKWIEVKTALKNAFQLKSQLQDRGSCLLKCTQEFNSDHPIGKVYTSANHQLISLLHTNEHELLSFAHDNLLPRQISSIEIESVRKSMEQAVNDEILRYEGKMSSLSTIVSVSPFCGLLGTVYGVMTSFGGMAEHGSANIAAIAPGIAGALLTTVAGLLVAIPSVVGYNLLTAKIRTLISHMDNFTDFYIGNLTLHRVKK
- a CDS encoding tetratricopeptide repeat protein, with the translated sequence MNKKILAFLCLLLSLSAYSQSFDSESLKKSAEKGDEFSQFLLGLLYKNGQGVEQSFVNAAEQFMAAASQGNGAACHELGKFYEAGYAYRQSYEKAAEWYRRGIVFGEKRCVYSLAKLLTESRVEKKAKEDSDKMFEQAWDHFEERAKNDEVEANYFLGKMSFNGWGTLRSPHEALKYFKLGADAFDGASLYECARFYLKGIIVESNAKKGIDYLELAEENYSVEAIKMKLRLAQVGDKYLFLLPSREQQMLIEKKLADRGVSEFQYSYSMRLKKYNMKKFRLSGLSYLKSAADQQWIPAEYELGQILLFGKYAVDQDVQRGQRYIESAADGGHAKSKRLMHELRKHSGKK
- the cutA gene encoding divalent-cation tolerance protein CutA, yielding MLLVYTPCSSKEEAKFIASSLLKEGLIACANIIPNINSLYVWEGIVKDEEEFLLFAKCKEENKQGVEDRITELHSYECPCILQFSPTKTNTPFEAWLNNQ